The Tenuifilum thalassicum genome includes the window GAATTTATTAGAGAGTTTGCCAATAACGAGCAAAAGTATAACGATAGTTTGGAATTAGTCAAGCTAATGAAAGAGGTTACCGGCTGTGAACCAAAAATGTGGGGACCTTCAATTGTTGGTTTTGGCAAGCATCTGTACAAAACCACCAACAGCAAACAAGAAGGCGAAATGTTTTTAGTAGGTTTTTCGCCTCGAAAAGCGGCCATATCGCTTTATGTTTACACAGGAAAATCGGAACACGAGCACCTACTGGCAAACCTAGGAAAGTTTAAGAAAGGAAAGGCTTGCATTTATATCAATAAACTTTCCGACATAAATTTGCAACAGCTAAAACAACTGATGAACGAAACGGTTAAATACAAAAAATCTCAAAATGAAGAAAATAAGAATTGAGTTCAAATGGGCAGTTATATTTACGTTGGTAGCATTACTTTGGATGCTACTTGAAAAGTTAAGTGGACTGCACGGAAAATACATTGATTATCATATGTATTTGACAAATCTATTTGCCATTCCTGCTATAATAGTAATGGTTATGGCTTTACGCGATAAGAAAAACACCTACTATGGAGGGGTGATGAGCTATACACAAGGATTAATCTCGGGAATTGTTCTTTCGGCGTTTATAGCTTTACTTAGCCCATTAGCACAATGGATAACAACTTATGTGATTACGCCAGAATATTTTCCAAACGTTATTAAACGCTCTGTTGAACTTGGCTTTTATAAATCAATTGAAGAGGCACAGGCATATTTTAACTATAAGAACTATGCCATTCAAGGTGCGATATGGTCATTAATCATGGGAATTGTCACTACTGCTATAGCCATGATTTTCATTAGAAGTAAGAAAAGTGCAGAGAATAAATAGCGATTAGAAAATGGCTACAAAATAGCGCTCACCATATGGTGGGCGTTTTTTCTTTAACAAGGTTTTTAGCTATTCCAGTTTTAAACCAACCGAAAAATTTTATCTTTGCTTAACCAAACCTAAAAAAATGAGCGAGTCGCTGCTCGATGCACTTATTAAGCTTTTTGCCATTTTGGTTAATATCGAGAGCAAAGCCGATAATGGTTTTGCTATCGAAGTGCTCGACGATTATCTTCATCACGATTTTAGCACCGAGCAGGCCAAAGTATTTATCGACAGGTTTACTAACTTTGGCATAAGCTACCGCAAAGAGCTTGAGGATGTTTCCCTAGACCGCTACACCGAATCGCCAATAGTTCATGGAATTATTGACGCCATTAACCACGAGTTTGAACAACATCAAAAGGTTTGGTTGGTACTTCAACTTTTAGAATTTCTGGCCGATAGCAAACTCACCACAACCGACAGGTTAGAGTTTGCACAAAGAGTAGCAAACCAATTTAACATTAGCGATTTTGAATTCAAAAATGGTCGCGATTTTATTTTAAGTGAGTCGCCAGGTCAGATTCCATGGAACCAACAGGTTCTGCTTATCAGTCCCGAAAAGGATAACCCGATACCAGAAATTAAGCATCTGGTTAACGAAAGGTTAAAGGGACAAATATATGTGCTTCGTATAGCAAGCACCAATACGCTACTTGTAAAATACTTTGGCGAGGCTGAACTTTTCATGAATAGCCGGGTTTTAAAACCTGGCAGAACTTACCTCTTTGGGCCTGGAGCGGTTATTCGTGGACAGCGTATATCGCCAGTATACTATAGCAAGATAGTTTCTCTATTTATTCAAAACCCAGGGAAACCGTTTGTATCGATTGTTGTAAAAGATATTGAATACAAACACAAAGGAAGTCGCAATGGCATATATCCATTCTCCTTTTCGGCATATTCTGGCCAACTTGTTGGCATAATGGGAGGAAGTGGAGTAGGAAAATCAACACTTATTAATTTACTAAATGGCAATTTAAAACCCGCGGCAGGTAATGTTTACATAAATGGTTATGATGTTCATACCCGTAAAGATGAGCTCGAAGGTGTAATCGGATACGTACCGCAAGACGATTTGCTAGTTGAGGAACTTACTGTCTTCCAAAATCTTTACTACAACGCTCTGTTCTGTTTCAGCAACTTAAGTAAGAAGGAGATTATTGAACTAGTTGACAACACCCTTGTAGAGTTCGATTTGGTTGAAGCACGCGATTTGAAGGTTGGCAACCCGCTAAACAAATATATAAGTGGCGGACAACGAAAGCGCCTAAACATTGCCATGGAGCTAATGCGAGAACCCTCAGTACTTTTTGTCGATGAACCCACTTCAGGCCTTTCATCGCTCGATGCAGAACGTATAATGCTCCTACTTCGAAAGCAAACCTTTAAGGGGAAGGTTGTAATTACAAACATTCATCAGCCATCATCCGATATTTTTAAAATTTTCGATAAGATAATTGTGCTTGACCATGGCGGCAGGCCAATATTCCAAGGCAACCCCATGGACGCCGTTGTTTACTTTAAGCGCATGGCAAACTTCCTTAAACCCGATGAAAGCGAATGCATAACATGCGGAAATGTAAACACCGACATCATCCTTAGAATAGTTGAGGCTCGCGTAGTTAACGAATATGGCCGTTTAACCCGTAAACGAAAACGCTCGGCAAGGGAATGGTATGAACTCTACCTAAAGAACATTCAAAGCAGACTTATTATTCCTGCTCCTGCTTGTGAATCGCCTCTCCCACCAAACGACTTTAACATACCGTCGAAACGTAAACAGATTTGGATTTATTTCAAACGTAACATACGGAGCAAACTTGCCAATGCTCAGTTCATGAATATTAGCATTTTGGCTTCGCCAATACTTGCGGTTATTATTAGCTTTTTCTCAAAATATATTCATGGCACATTAACCAATCCTAACGCCTATATATTTAGCGAGAACGATAACATTCCAAGTTTTATCTTTATGAGTGTGGTTGCCATGCTGTTTCTTGGCTTAACCATTAGCGCTGAAGAAATTATTAGCGACCGACGCATTCTATTCCGTGAAAAATTTCTCAACCTAAGCTACTTTAGCTATATCAACTCAAAGCTGGTAATTCTTTCAATGTTTGCTGCCATACAATCATTTCTATTCGTACTTATATCGACACATATTCTTGAAATCCAGGGAATGTTTTGGCACTACTGGCTTATCCTTTTCTCAACCTCGTTTTGTGCAAGTATGATTGGTCTTAACCTTTCTGCAGCTCTCAATTCAGTTGTAGCAATTTATGTGATGATTCCCCTAATTCTAGTACCTCAACTCATGTTTAGCGGAGTAGTTATTAGCTACAATAAGCTTCATAAAAGCTTATCGCATCCTGAATATGTTCCATTTATTGGAGATTTAATGCCTAGCCGATGGGCATACGAAGCGCTTTGTGTTTACCAATTTAGCGCAAACGAGTATAACAAGAACTTCTTTTTTACCAACATGGAAATCAGCAACAATAACTACAATGCTACCTTGCTAATTCCCAAACTCATTTCGCTTTTGAACGAGACTGAGTCAGATATATTAGTCAATAAAACAAATCCACACACAATAAAGAAACTCGCTATTGTTCAAAATGAGATTAGAAGGCTAAAGGAAAACTATCCAATCCGAGGTTTTGAGTACCCAAACCCCGATATGCTTGATATCAATAACACAACGCCACAATACATTTCAAAGTCAATAGGAAAACTTGATACTTTAAAAATGCACTTTAACGCAAAATATCGTAGGAGTGTTGAAAAGCGCGATGATATTGCTACCAAATTATCACAACGGTTGGAAGGCACCTCTACTCTTTTCGACCTTAAACGGAAACATCATAATAATGCTCTGGAGACATTGGTTACCAACCGTAACGATTTAACTAAAATTGTTGAGCACAACAATCGGTTAATAAGACGTTACGAGCCTATATGCGCTCTACCTAATTCTAAAAGCGGAAGAGCTCATTTTTACTCATACTATAAAGCATTAGGGAACAGGCTCATACCAACCTACTGGTTTAATCTTTTTGTACTTTGGATTATGTCAGGTATACTTTACCTTACACTATGGAGCGATATCTTCAGGATAGTAAATAGATTTGTGGAACGTTTACGTTTCCGTAAGCTTACCGAAAGAATTTCACGCTATCTACCTTCGTAAGGTTAAAGGTTAAAGGTTAAAGGATAAAGGATAAAGTTCAATGTTCAAGATTTCAGATTTGTCAGGCGAAGACGGATAAAAGGCGTTAAACGTTAATCGTTAAGGGTTAAACGGAAAAATCTTCCGAATCCTTCCGATTATTTCCGATTCTTTCCATGTCATTCTTTTAACTTCCTTTAACTTCTCCTAACTTCCTCATATTCTTCCACCAAAGCTGCTTCGACAAGCTCAGCATGACAAGAAAATGTTTGTGACTATGTCTGGCGAAGAAGGATAACGAAGAATCTTTAAATTTAACGTTTTAATTAGGCTCAGGCTCTTGGAAAAACTATGCAGCAAATAACTTCCTCAGAGTGGAGCAACTAATACAGTACTAAACCACTCCATGTTTTTTGAAATGCTCTTCGTATGCTTTATCGGAATTTGCTATATGGTCTTTTAGCCAGCTACTTAAAAATCCAAGCAGCTCAGGAATCGCTATTGATTTATTATCGCTAACCTCTTTTTTAATCTCTTGGATTTTCTGTTTAAATGCCTCATGCTCCTTAATATGCTCTACAGACTCTGGGTAGTTCGTTTGTCTAAAGAAGGTCTCTTCACGGTTGAAATGAAAGTTTGAATATTGCTCAAGTTCGTTTAAAATATCGTAAATAACAGCGTTTGCTTTACCTTTACTTATAGAGTCAAAAAGTTTATTTATTGTGTTCAACAGTTTTATATGATCGTCATCAATACTTTTAATTGAGACACTGTATTTTGGGCTCCACTCAACGATTTTCATTTGTAAAACCTTTAAACTCTGCAACTTTTTTACGGGGAAAAGTGGATAAATGTTATAGATAGATTTTACATAAAATCATAACGAGAACTTATACCCTACCCCTTTTACTGTCTTAATGTATTTATCGCCTAGTTTTTCCCTTAGCTTACGAATATGCACATCAATTGTCCTATCGCCAACTACAATGTCATCGCCCCAAATAGCTTGGTAAATCTCATCACGAGTAAACACTTTATGTGGTTTACTTTGAAGAAGCGATAAAAGTTCAAACTCCTTTTTGGGGAGTGTAATCTCGTTCCCATTTAGGTAAACTAGGTAACGTTCCTTATCGATATAAATCCCTTCATTAGGTACTTCCACATTGGATTCACCAGCCTCAACAATCTGTCCGCTACGCTTTAAGAGAGCTTTGATTCTGCTAATTAAAACTTTTGGTTTAATGGGTTTGGTAATATAATCGTCGCCACCAGCTTCAAATCCAGCAATTTGACTATAATCCTCGCTTCGGGCCGTTAGAAAAGCTATTAAAGTATTTTTGGTAACTGGTAAATTCCTTAGCTCCTCACAGGTTTCAACTCCATCCATATCGGGCATCATAACATCTAGCAAAATTAGATGTGGTTTAAAGCTAATGGCTTTTTCAATTGCCATTTTCCCGTTCGATGCCGAATCCACAATAAAACCGTCTTTTTTTAAATTATAAGTTAGGAACTCTACAATGTCGGGTTCATCATCTACTACTAAAATCTTATAGTTCTCTGGATTCATTTCTTTTGCACTTTTTACAAAGATAAATAAGAAAGAAAACAGTTAAGCTAACTTAATGTTAACATTTTGAGACAAAACAGCCTTATCGGATTAACATAAGTATAACGTTCATTTAAAACGAATACGATTTTATCAGCCTTTCTTTGCAAAGAAAAAATTGAGAAAAATTATGCGTAACACTTTTAAGCAAAAAGTTATTACACTAGTAGGCCTAATTATAACGACCCATTCTATAGCTCAGGTTGGTTCAATAACGGGAACAGTATACGACAAGACTCACAATGAATCGCTTGTGGGCGCTACTATAATAATTGAAGGCACAACATTAGGAACAACAACCGACCTGGATGGACATTTTGAAATAAACAATCTAAAACCAGGGCATTTCAATCTTTCGGTGTCATTCATCTCATACGAACCCAAGGTTGTAAAGAATATTCTGGTTGAGCCTAACAAAAAGGTCAAATTATACATTGAACTTGAAGAGGTTACAACAGCCATTGAAGGCGTTACGGTTACAGCCACTCGCAAAACAAATACCGATGTGGCAATGCTAAGCACTATAAAATCGAGTTTATCGGTTGCAAATGGTATTTCGGCACAGCAAATATCTCGCTCGCAAGATCGTGACGCTTCGGAGTTTATTCGCCGAATCCCTGGCGTTTCAATAATCGACAACCGTTTTGTTGTTGTTCGTGGACTAAACCAACGTTACAATAATGCATGGCTTAATAACTCATCAACCCCATCAAGCGAGGCTGACCAGAAAGCCTTCTCATTTGATGTGATCCCTAGCTCAATGATTGATAACGTCCTTATCTACAAAAGTCCTTCACCAGAAATTCCTGCCGATTTTACTGGGGGTTTTATCAAAATATTCACTAAAAATATGCCTAGCGAAGATTATCTTAGCATTGGCTATTCAACAGGTATAAACACGAGCACCAACTTAAACAGTTTCAAACAGATAACCACCAGCAAAACCGACTGGTTAGGATTCGACGACGGTACAAGGAACTTACCTCAAAATTTCCCCTCTTCACTAAAAGGCTTGTCAAACTCTCAACTGGCAGAATATGGAAAAATGTTGAACACAAGCTGGAATCCACATGTAACTACTGCTATTCCAGAACAAAAATTTAACATCACATTTGGGAAAAAATGGCAAAAGGGTAATAGACAAATTGGGAACATTACATCTATATCGTACAGTAACAATCATCAAACTGAAGATATAGCACATAAAGAGTACCAAGTACAGCTTACACCAGGAGAACTACCTCCCATAAATCACAATTACACTGATAGTGTTTTTATTCGCAGTGCAAAAATTGGAATACTACATAATTGGACCTTACTAACTGAGAAAAACACAAAAATTGAGTTCAGAAATCTTTTTAATCTTATTGGGAAAAGCAGCATTCTCATTAGAAATGGTTTTAACGGTCATGAAGGGTTTACCATAAGATCATATCAAGATTATTTTCAAAATCGAACAACATACTCGTCGCAATTGGCTGGTGAAAGGAAATGGGGCGAGAACCTAAATAGCAAAATCGACTGGGTAATTGGATACGCCTTATCGTATAAAAACGAACCCGACATGAAACAGCTCCGCACAACCCTTCAGGATGAGCCATTGCTACCTCACTATAACGAGTACTACGCTGCTGTTGGGTTAACCCCTTCGGTAAGCGATGCTGGCAGGTCGTTCCTTAAACTTATTGAGCACACAAGCAGCATTGGAATCAACTATGAGCAAAAGCTCGATTTGAATGGCTGGCAACCAACCATTAAAGGGGGCATCTACGGCGAATTTAAAACCCGCAGCTTTAACGCTCGAGTATTGGGATTTGCTAAAAACTCTTCCTATACCGAATCGGTTTGGTTACCAACTAGTCAAATCTTTAGCCTTGAGAATATAAACACAAGCCCCGATGGCTTCATACTAAAAGAATCCACCTCAAAATCTGACTCTTACGACGTCAACTCTATTCTGGGAGCCTCCTATTTTGCATTAAACACAAATATTACAAAGAAACTATCTTTTTATGGGGGAATTAGGGCAGAACTTGTAAACCAAAAGTTGAATAGCTACAACAGATATGGCTTACCACTCACAGTTAATGACAATAAAATAGACGTTTTCCCTTCGGCAAATCTGACCTATAATTTGAACGATAGGAACCTGTTAAGATTAGCTGCTGGTATTTCCATTAATCGACCTGAGTTCCGTGAAATTGCACCATTTTACTTCTATAACTTTAACGATGAAGCAGAATATGTTGGGAAAAGCGATCTTAAAAGCTGCCTAGTAAACAACTTCGATTTACGATGGGAGCAATACCCTAACACAGGTGAGTTTTTCTCAATTGGGTTGTTCTATAAGAAGTTTAGTGCACCTATTGAACTTGTATTTAAACCAGCAGGTGCACGTCCACTTTTCACATACGACAATGCAGAAAGTGCTTATAGTGTTGGTGCAGAAATCGAACTACGTAAATCTCTTAAAGCCATATCATTACTTAAGGATTTCTATATTTCAATGAATGCTGCACTTATTCATAGCAGAGTTCAATTCCCAAAAGAAAGTATTTTCAGGGAGAGACCTATGCAGGGGCAATCACCATATCTTGTAAATGCCGGGATATTTTACCAAAACGAGGAAAACAAACTAAACATTGCTATTCAGTACAATGTAATTGGTGATAGAATCCAAGCAGTTGGTATTCCATTTCAAAACGAGGAACAAGACATACCCGATTACTACGAAAAGCATCAGCATATGTTAGACTTAACAATATCAAAAACCTTTGCAAACAACATTGAAATTAAAGCAGGTGTAAAAAATCTACTAAACCAAAAATTTAATATTTACCAAAAATTTAAAGGAGAGAACAATACCGATATGGACCTTAGCAACAAGCAATACAAGGAGGGTTTATCTTTTTCAATTGGAGCAAATTACAAGTTTTAGAACATGGTTTTCTAAAGTAGCGGATGTTTTTAAAGGCATCCGTTTTTTTCAAACATATTCCAGAATTAATTATTTCTTAACAAACACTTCATCTACATTTAAACACTAACAAATTAATATACACTTACTTTGTATCAGTTAAACAAAAAAAGAAGAAGAAATGAAAAAGTTAGCAGTTATCCTAATAGCAACCATTTTAGCAGCAAATGTTGTAAGTGCTAGAAATGATGATAAGAAAGAAGCAAAATCTTCCAATACATCTTCAATGGTTAAAACCATAAAAGGTGTAGTAGTAGACAAAACTACTGGCGAAGGTCTTGCAGGTGCTTCAGTAATGGTTAACGACAAGGTTATATACACTGATTTTGAAGGTAATTTTAGCGTAAAACTCTCAGAGCCAAAAGCAAAAATTAGAGTTGGATTAATATCATATTCAACAACCGAACTTGAAATCAACAAAAACTTAAACGAGTTAAAAGTAGAGCTAGATGCTGTTGAATAGACGATAAAAAAGGTATTTTCACATTCAGAGGCTGTAGGTTAATTACAGCCTCTTTTTATTAGCTCAAACCTAACATTTAACTAATGTAATGGTAAACCAGGCTTAACCCGAATATCCTACATATACGATACTTTTGAAATGTAAAAACAAACCAATAAATATTAAAAGTTATGAATCGATCAAAAACAAATCTTCTATTAGCGGCATTGACCGTTCTAGGCATTCTGCTAACATCATGTGAAAAAGACGAGGGAACAAACACAATTCCTCAAGGTACCAAAAAGACTGTAACTGGCGAAATTTCTGAAAACACATTATGGGCAGCTGAAGATACCATCTTCCTCGATGGATTTGTATATGTTAAACCAGGTGTAACCCTTACAATTGAACCTGGTACAATAATAAAGGGGATTAGTGACACAAAAGCGTGTCTGATTGTTGAACGTGGTGCCAAAATTGAAGCTAATGGAACAGCCCAAAAACCAATAGTATTCACAAGCGATAAGCCTGCTGGTGAACGGAAGCCTGGCGATTGGGCTGGCATTATTATATGCGGGAAAGCGCCAATAAACCAAACAGGTGGCGAAGCTGAGATTGAAGGCGGAACAGGTGCCACTTTCGGAGGTTCCGATCCTAACGACAACTCAGGAACTTTACATTATGTTCGAATTGAATTTGCTGGCTACGAGGTTTCAAATGGAAATGAGATTAACGGATTAACCCTTGGTGGGGTCGGTAGCGGAACTACCATTGAATATGTTCAAGTTTCATTTGGACGCGACGACTCATTTGAATGGTTTGGTGGCACTGTAAATGCTAAATACCTTGTATCGTACCGTGCAGGTGACGACGATTTTGATACTGATAATGGTTTCAGCGGAAATGTTCAATTCGGTTTTATCCTTAGAGGCCCAGAAGAAGCAGACAAAACCGACGCTTCAAACGGATTCGAATCAGATAACGATGCTAGCGGTTCTTCAAACAGTCCACTTACTTCGGCCAAATTTAGCAACATCACCATCCTAGGCCCATACGCAACAAAAGACCAACAAAACGTTAATCCTAATCACAAGTATGGGTTACGACTTAGAAGAAACACCCGACTAAGCCTTTACAACTCAATAATTGCAGGTTTCAACACAGGTCTATATATCGAAGGCCCTTCAAAGAATTTATATAACACTGCCAACGGCCCTGAGATTAAGAACTGTATCATGGCAGGAATGATTAAAAACTACAACGTTAAAACCGATGGATCTTCACTTACAGAACAAGAATATGATGCAATGTTTACAAATGGCAATAACACCTTATTTGATGAGAATTCACAGCTAAAAATATCCAACTCATGGAACTGGGGAAATGTTAATCCTTTACCAGAATCGGGTTCACCAGTGTTAAACGGTGCATCTTTCGAAGGACTTACTGGATTTGAACAAGTTTCGTTCCGTGGGGCTTTTGGATCAACAAATTGGACCGCTCAATGGTGCAACTGGGATCCTCAAAACACTGCCTACTAATCGGTTGCAAAACGTTTTCAAAAACTTCCCAAAAAACCGGGAAGTTTTTTGCACCTTTTTTAATAACCATTCGTTTAAGTATAAAAAAAACGCTATGAGGTCATTTATTACGCTACTCTTATCTTTAATTTGTTTTGTTGGTTTTTCTCAATCGAATGTTGTTGAGCGCGATGGGAAATATTACGATGAAAATGGGAATGCCTTTTCTGGCATCTACTCTTTATACCATAACAATGGGAAAATCAAGGTTAAAGCAACAATTAGCAATGGCCTTCCCAATGGAGAAATGACCTTTTTCTATCCTTCTGGAAAAATTAAAGAAAAAAGGGTATACACAAATGGTATAAAAAATGGCAAATGGGAAAAATGGAACGAGCAAGGGGTAAAAACTTCTGAAGCTAATTTTTCAAATGGCCAAAAACATGGCAAATGGTATGTCTGGGACGATAATGGCACATTACGATACGACATGACCTACACCAATGGTAAAAAAAGCGGCACTTGGATCATATTTGATGAAAATGGAAAGGAATTATCACGTAAAAAATATTAGTTAGATATTTAATAAACTTACACATCCAGAGAATCCTACTATTTTACTCAAATTCATTTCTTACATATCATAATTTAATCCGGTTTAGCCGGATTATTTTTTTTGAATTCGACAACACGTTGAACTAAATTGCTTTTAAAAGGTTTTATATATTACTTGCCTTTAAACCAATTTTGTAATAATTTTATATGTAAAACCTCGTGTTATGCGAAATTCTTTATTAATGCTACTTTTTTTCGGTTTTGTACAGGCAAGCTATGCTTTTGCTGGTATTAATGGCATTAGTTTTTACAAGAAATTTTCTGATATTGATAAAGACATTCGTAACGACCAGTATGGTAAGGTTTCGGCTATTGTTGTCATTAACTCTAAGGGGCAAAAACTTTTTGAGCAATATTACGGTTTTACGAACAAGTACACTTTAAATCAAATTAGCTCTGTAACTAAAAGTATAACATCCATTGCAGTTGGAATTTGTATCGATAAAGGATTAATTGAATCTATCGAAAAGCCAATCTACATCTACTTTCCTGAATACGAGGAAACTTTTAAGAAACAACCGCTATTCAAACAGATAACCATAAAGCATCTTCTAAATCAAACCACTGGCTTAAAGTGGAACGAGTGGTTATTTCCATATAACTACGCATCAAATAGTTTAATAGCACTTCTTGAAGAGAAAAAGAATTGGTTAGATCGATTCTTCTCCCTCTCTTTCGATACTATACCTGGGACTAAATTCAACTACAATAGTCTTTCGTCGCAGGTGCTAGCAGAAATAGTTAGCAGGGTAAGCGGAAAACCTTTCAATAATTTTGTTGACAACCATATTTTCAAACCATTAAGAATCGAAAATTTCCACTGGGATCAGTATCCCAACAACCCATACCCTGCTTGGGGAGGAATATCATTATCGACTTACGATATGGCAAAAATTGGGCTTCTACTTTTAAACGAAGGCACCTTCTCAGGAAATTATATTGTTTCAAGCAAGTGGACAAATGAATCGTCAAAGTTGAACATTAAAATTGACAGTAGCACTGGTTATGGTCTGCACTGGTGGATATTACTGGAAAATGATAAACCAGCAATGTACTATGCAGCAGGCTATGGCGATCAATACGTATTTGTGGTTCCAAGCAAGGATATAATAGTTGCCATTAGTTCAAAAAATTTCACTGATTATCGTTGGCCAAAATCCGTTATTGACCTCGCAAAAAGCATTGTTAAAAAAATATGATTAAACAACCCCCTAATACCAAATATTATGTCAAAATTAAAAACTAACTATTTAGGAATAGAGCTAAAGAACCCGCTAATAGTGGGAGCTTCATCGCTCACTTCAAACATCGACACCCTCAAAGCCATTGAAAAAGCTGGAGCTGGTGCCGTTGTTTTTAAATCATTATTCGAGGAGCAAATTCAGCTCGAGGAGCTGGAAATGGAAAACGAACTGGAAGAGTATAACGAACGCCATGCCGAGATGGTAAAACTCTTCCCTACTCTAAAGCATGCTGGTCCAGCCGATCATCTTGCAAAACTAAAAAGGGCAAAGGAAGAACTTAGCATTCCTGTAATAGGTAGCCTAAACGCCATGCACCCCGACACCTGGGCTGAATATGCCATTGCAATTTCCGAAACTGGTGTTGATGCATTGGAGTTGAACTTCTATACTACTCCTAAAGATTTTGAGGTTGAAGGAAAAACAATTATTCAATCCCAAATTGAAATTCTTAAAAGTGTAAAAGAAAATATCAAAATTCCAGTAAGCGTTAAACTAAGCCCATTCTACACAAATCCTCTTGATGTAATCGGCAAGTTTGACAAAATCGAAGTGGAAGGTTTTGTTCTATTCAACAGGTTATTCCAACCCGATATCGATATTGAGAAAGAGGAACTCATACAAACAATCATACTTAGCGAACCTGATGCCAATAGATTACCACTTAGGTTCATTGGTCTGCTTTATGGCCATATTGCTGCCGATATTTGCGCAGCAACTGGTATTTTGAATGGAACCGATGCAATTAAAATGATACTTGCTGGAGCAAATGCATTCCAAGTTGTTAGCACACTTTACAAAAATGGTATAGAGCACATTACCAAAATTTTAGCTCAAATCGAATTATGGATGAGTAGAAAAGGATATGAATCTATCGATGATTTCAAAGGAAAATTATCCAAGAAAAATCTCCACGATCCATTTGCTTACCGTAGAGCACAATATGTCGATATTCTTCTACGTTCAAATGATATTCTTAAATCTAACTCATTATAATT containing:
- a CDS encoding dihydroorotate dehydrogenase-like protein, with translation MSKLKTNYLGIELKNPLIVGASSLTSNIDTLKAIEKAGAGAVVFKSLFEEQIQLEELEMENELEEYNERHAEMVKLFPTLKHAGPADHLAKLKRAKEELSIPVIGSLNAMHPDTWAEYAIAISETGVDALELNFYTTPKDFEVEGKTIIQSQIEILKSVKENIKIPVSVKLSPFYTNPLDVIGKFDKIEVEGFVLFNRLFQPDIDIEKEELIQTIILSEPDANRLPLRFIGLLYGHIAADICAATGILNGTDAIKMILAGANAFQVVSTLYKNGIEHITKILAQIELWMSRKGYESIDDFKGKLSKKNLHDPFAYRRAQYVDILLRSNDILKSNSL